TCTTGTACTTTCGGAGAAAGAATTCGGAAATGCCTTTGTTATCCGGAAACGTGAGGTTGTCGTCGGGCGCAATAAAAGCTGTGATTTTACGATTGACGATCCGCTTGTGAGTAATGAGCACTGCAAAATTACGAGTGGTGAAGACGGCAGGTTTTGTATTGAAGATCTACATTCGACGAACGCCACCTTTATCAACAGGAAAAAACTCAAAAAAAAAGAACACCTGCTTTATGGAGACAGGATCGTTATCGGTGACACGATTATCCGTTTTTATCTCGAAGAGCAGATAGAAGAAAAATGAGGGCACTTCCCCAAATTTACCGTGCAGGTTTTGGGAAGGATCCTTAGGAAATAATGCCCGATTACGCCTCATTTTCGGGAAATTCTTATGGCCGTTTGTAAATAAAACTAGTATATTTTAATCGGACGGAAAATGTGAAGAAAAAGTAACGGGGCCGTGAAGTGGGGCGCCCTGTTTTTATCTTTTAATACGAAAAAAGCAGAAAAATTAATTACTCATGTCCGGTGATGGATAAAACGGGAACGTTCGTTTAATAAAGGAGTTTATGTGTGCGGTATAATGTCAAGTATCCTTATGATTCTGAATCCGGGAACATTCGTATGAAAGAAAAACGGCGATTTGAGAGGGTCAGCCTCGATACCTATGCCAATTATTCGAGTGACAAAAGGGCACAGGTCAAGAATATCAGCCAGGGTGGGCTTTGTATCACCACCGACCACTTTATCTCAAAGGGTACATTACTTTTCCTGGTTGTTTCGCTTTCC
The nucleotide sequence above comes from Spirochaetales bacterium. Encoded proteins:
- a CDS encoding FHA domain-containing protein, with the translated sequence MGNAEQEHQRDEVSTLTGGRKKTIKSSELLLNKAVLLVLSEKEFGNAFVIRKREVVVGRNKSCDFTIDDPLVSNEHCKITSGEDGRFCIEDLHSTNATFINRKKLKKKEHLLYGDRIVIGDTIIRFYLEEQIEEK
- a CDS encoding PilZ domain-containing protein — encoded protein: MKEKRRFERVSLDTYANYSSDKRAQVKNISQGGLCITTDHFISKGTLLFLVVSLSRKGMIQVIGESVWCRKKGEGVYENGISFFCLDDFNVRKLKEYIGS